The Daphnia magna isolate NIES linkage group LG6, ASM2063170v1.1, whole genome shotgun sequence genome segment CATTAACCCGAAAAACACAATTAGCACACATAGCTATTTGGGAGGGGGCTAAAAACGAGGAATAATTAAGCTGTGTGAAACGGGGTCGCGCATATACTCTCCGGTCGGTGTCACTTTGCAATGGAAAGCCGAACATGCTTAGTAATTATGGGTAGCAGGCCGGGCAGACGGGAAGTAGGAAATGTATGCCAGAGCAAGGGCCAAGAAAAACTTGAATActtaaaacaaagaagaaaaaaaaaaaacgaaaataatatGAAAAGTGTGAAATCTTACTGCGGTCAATGTTTTTCTGCAAATGGTTGGCCACTCGACTCCGGGCGTCATTGAACTCGAAAAAGAGCCCTACCCGCATCAGGGTGGTATTTTGCTCGATGCATTGGGTGATGTCCATTTCCGCTTTGTTGCCCAAGACATGGGCAGTCAACTAAAAGGGAAAACAGAACGTAAATAACATCATAAAGTTAAGGCAAAAAATACAACATGTTGTTCTAGGAATCTATGTCACGCTGGAAAGCTGACGCCAGCAAACTGGCTTTTAAAATACGTATAGCCAGTGTGAAAAGTTGGATCTATTTTCAAAAagtctaaaaaaaataaaataaaaataaaaatgtttttccttCCCCCGCGTTTTACACGACGCAAGAGAAAGGAAATAGTAGGGCACCCGTGTAGACCGCGTTTTACCTGGTTGGAGGCGCGGAATTCTTCGATATTCTTCTGTACCAATAAGCTCTTTACGAGCCGGACGATTCCATTAGCGCTCACTTGATTGGTTTCAATACTATGGAATTATGatacaaacaaaaaggaaaagagagaaTTCGTTAAACTTAAGTTCGCAaggtttttatgttttcttatGCTGTCAATACTTGATAACGCGTAATGTGGCATTCTTTTCAAGAGCGATGGCCAATTTTTCAGCTGTGCGATCTGTGAGGCCCGTGTTGCTAAGACTAAGGACTTCCAAGCGCGTGTTGATCTCCAGCGCTTTGAACAACCTGTCAAGTAAAAATCTAAAGTTAATTTATGCATCAATTTCATCGTTCCGATTGGCTTTCAGTCTAACCGGTCGAATTGGTCGTCTGTCAAGTTGATATTGTTGAAGCATAGTTCAATTGTTTTGCTATCATCGTCATAAACTTTGAGGATAGATTGTTCCGGATCTGTGGTATTGGGAGGCTCGAAAGGTAGAGCTTTGGGTTGCGAGGCTTTCGTTACGCCATCCCAGCCCAAACCCACTTTGCCCTTGTTAAGGAGTGAGGCGTGGTACTGATCCTGATTCATCATCGAATGGAATCCCAGAATAGCTgaaagcaaaaattaaaaaagaaatttaccaTTAACATATTTCTGATATGTAAATGAAATAAAGAGGATTAATCCAGTGCGAATATTTTCATCTTTAGGGAGTCGTCACCTGCCAAGTCAACGAGCTCCTCTTCGGTGGCCGTCCCCAGAGCTTGCTCGTATTCGTCCTCGAGATTGAAAGAAACGCCTTCATCTTCACGGGTGGCAATAACCGGCGCTTCCGGAGGTATCCACTATACACGgacaaaaaaacataagaaatcaaaataaataaacaaacgaagaaaaacaTCCCATCTTTCATCAGCCATTCCTATTTTTGAAACCCAAAGCGGCATGGAAATTATCCACCGATGGCTAATATGTAACGGTCGttaattgatttttgttttttttttgttttcttttcttttccccggTTAGCCAACAGTTTTGCCCTTGAAAATAGTGGCAAACATTTTGAATGTGCCGGAGCGCGAGAGATGGCCGCGATATTGGCCGAAAAAGGCAAATGATGCAGGGAAGTTTTAGCGTCGGTTCCCCCCGACCATTTTGTATAGTAGCGGCGAACGCAGGTTTGAAAATAAACATAACTATCGTCTATTTATAGGGTGTAAAGGGACAAGGACCGGAGGCGGGACCAGCGAATCGCGGCGGCCACATCTCTTTCCAGCTTGCCAGACACCATCGTTACGGCCCAGCCCAAAGAGGAGTGAAAAGAATACCGGATTGTCGGGAGGATATCGAGACAGATGGGACCCGGCGGATGGGAATAAGGTGATTGAGAGTGTCACCATGCcaacctttttctttgccaaCCACACAGATTGATGAATCACTTCttatataaagaaaaaggccTTCATAGAAAACGCCAGCGACGGCATACTAACACTCCAAAGTCTTAACACGGGCAACATCGGGCCAGCTATCCCATAGCCAGATGCGCTACCTCCGTGAAGACGGCGGAAGGAGTTGGGAACCGAATTGGGACTTCCTGACGGCGATCCAACCTGACGTCTGGTTACGTAAGACGTGTGCAACTCATACGTCTATTGCTTAACACTGAGAActtggaagaaaaaataacacCGAGGTCCGATATAGGAAGAACcgtggtaaaaaaaaaaattaaaggatCGTAATTGCATTAATTACCTTTTTACCACGGACGACTCCGGCGACGAATGGCACGTTTTCAGGTTGATCGGGTGTTTCGAGTGCAATCTTGTTAATGTGCTCGATAAGTTGCTTACGATCGACTGGACCGGTAGGTTCCCGTTCGCAGTGGTAGTTTGTACGCTGATCAGGAGGCATAAACCGGTCCTGCAAGGGTTTTATGTCACataaaaagtttcaaaatgAACCGATAAAAGCCCAATGTCTTTCACGAGAAGCCAAAACATTAATTTACGTACATCAGGATCTACTTCTTTGGAGAGGATTTCCAATTCTTCGGCCGACAGTTGGGTGAGAAGGTCGTCGACATCCACATCGTCGAATTCTTTCAAGTCTTTACCGTAGAGCTTTTTGGACGTCATGGCTGCGGCGAACGAAACGCTAGCAGGGTTGAAAAACCTGGGAATAGCCGGAGAAAAAGAACAATCACATTATAGCGGTTTGCTCGCAGCAGTTGaaaggaaagcaaaaaaaaaaaataaaaataaaaatgatgttgGAAATAGTTGGGCAACAATCAGCTGACTGGCCTTTCCTGCCTTCTTCAGATAAAGGCATGTTGTGGGCGTCGCGCCAGACTCATGTCGTACGTTTCGCAGGTCCCTTTTTCTTGCCCACCTATGAGCTACATTTCAAAGCCTCCACCAATTCCCTTGGAAATTGAATAGTGCAGCCTTTCAACAAACTGTCGCTTGCGCGAAACATAGTGCCTCGAAATAAGCCATTCGCTTTGCAATCAGCACCCGACTCTAATGTCCCTTATCTTTTCTCTTGCTTTTTTCCAGTACGAGCCAACCAAATAATACATTCATAGCAGTCGCGTCATCTGCCTTTTACGACTTGACCTTGCGCGTGTTGCTAGACAACTATAGCCACTGTGCTCAACAACTTTGAAATAGCTTTTGTCTACTACGGGGATCGAGGTATATTTGCGCTATTGGCGCCGTTTGTTGACGTgattcccccctccccccaacCCAAGTCTTTCGGGTTATTTGGATAAGTTTGGGAAAGAGCAAGCAACAAAAACGCTTAGCCATTCGGGAGCAAAAACTGCAGTTTTGCGTCTGAAAAATGTTAGGTGgtggtgtgtgtgtacatTGGGTAGGTAAGGCAACGCACAGACAACCaaaacaacgaaaaatgtACGTGCAGCGGAGCTGAGGCAAAATGCCAGATAAAAGAGTTGACTGAACTGCCCATCtgacgaaacaaaacaagacaacGGACGAgtggagagaaaaagaaaaaaaacatttttcaagaTGGGGTGGGTTGAGAAGCGCCGGAACGAAGAATAAGTTACTACTTTTTCTTGCTGGCATTACAGGGAACGGACAAGCGAGTTTAGGAGGTGACACTATTCTTCTGCTGTCGTGTGCGTTGCAGTCAAGCGGGACAGTAATTTTAGTTAGGACGGACTTTTTGGGACGCTCCAGCGGATCGAGTTCCTGAGAAAACCTTCTGCGTTTGCTTGCTGTCGATTGTCGTAAATATAAGAAGGGGGCAAGGCGGAAGACGACCAGCGACGCAGCAACGTCTATCAGCGTCGATGCTCTCTCTTGCGTATTCTTGGGTACGATCCAACctgcacttttttttttcttcctgtcCTTCAGTTGAGATGTGGAGAGGGGGGTTGTAAAAAGAGGGGCAACACGCCACCCAAGCGGACCAGGACGCTCCTAATTTTAGACTGGTGGGTTCCAACGATAGACTACGGAACTATACGATCCACCCTCCCTCCCATCCATATCACATCCAAAACAGCTCCCTCCAGCCTGCTCAGATTCCCTACCTGATTGGCAAATGTGAAAAGcaaattttttgcgtttttctgcctttttcttttcaagttcGCCGGCTGATCCGGGAgttaataaagaaaacaaaagactgaATGTCTGACAGAATCAAACATCCAGTAAATCTTTCCTAAAGCCACAAACGGTATAACAATATATCTTTTTGCGAAATCTGtgtaaatagaaaaaaaccaCTTTAAGGgtgttagataagaaataaCTCTTAGCATTAAGTCTTCTCCCAATCGAATGATTTCAGAGGTGGGAGCACCTGCAAGGGCTACGTGGCACAAAGTACTTCTTCTTAAAACATTCCTGAATGCCAATGAAAGCCTGTAAGGTGAGGCTCTTATGATTTTAGAAAGTGGTCCCCTGATGTGAGTAGAAAGTTCTATGAGCTAATGCTATTGAGAAGGAGGAATTCTTGGAATACCATCTTCATTTAGGGTCAAACCAAACGATACACTTCAAAGCGTTGAATGGCCCACTGCAATATTCTCACATTAAGATGGAAAGATtaataattttcaaataaatcatACCACAGTCAGAGAGATATTCCTTCCAACTGCCTATCCGAGAGGCGTGTCTGATACTATTGAGGTATATTTCTTATTGCGAATAACAATCACGAACGCCCAGTCGACGTGCCCGAGAGCTCGAAACAATTTCACAACAGACAGACAGAACTCCCACAATAATGCCAACAGGAAACCGCAACGAAATGTCGATTTCGTATGACAGGCAAAGATGATATGCTCCGGCAATATAGCCCAGCCCTAAGAGACTGATCACGGTTTAGTCGTTACTACTTTGGTCGGCAACCGATGCAAATACGGGCTTCCATGTCACTTTTTCGGAATAGACGAACCCCTCCCTACTCCCGCATCCAGCCTCTACTGCACCGTCATGGCCGAAAACTCTGTCCTCGTTTTTCCGCCTATACCAGCATGAGAAAAATCCTGGTGGGAGCGCCCCTAGCGGTTATTGGGTTCAATGTTTGTCGAGACACCTAGCGGTCTACACCGATACTTTTACGAGGCATGGAAGAATTTTTGCTCAATCCTAAGGTTGTCGAAACGTTGACAACCCACATTAGAAGAAATAGGACTATTCGCATACCATTGTCAACTGTATAAATAgctttttttgtgtatttagTGACGTGACAAGTTGATGACTTTAACCTTGTTGCTCTTGAGGAGAGTGACGGAAGTTTATTAGCTATTTTTTACACACTAAATTCCTCCGGCCTGGTCGGCGTACGTTCGGAATTACTCAGCAACGGAAGAAGCGACAAGTGCCAGTTCTGATTCATAATTAGCATAGCAACGGTATTTTTTTGCCTAAGTAGAACGACGGCTCACGTGACAGTCATGCGTCGGCGGACGGAAGTCCTAATGCCTTCCCCGCTTATCCTCATTTTTGCCTGCAATGTAAGTAACTGATATTTCCAGACAGTTGCTGACAGCATGTAAATGGAGATGTATTTAAACATAAGTAAGTTTCCTCTTTTCACACTCTGAAGTTATGGTGTAACTATCAGATTGtcatttagatttttttcaaatggaaCGGTTTCAAAATTAAGAAAGTAAAAGATTTCGAATTTCCGGCGACGTGTTGATTTTAAAGCAAATGTCCATCAGGTTTTCGTCTTTGCCACTCGGTTCTCTGCCATCGTTATGTCCAACCCACTCTTCGCTTGGGTTCTGAGCGTTCCAGTTGCGATTATTGGAAACGGATGTGCCATGGGGGACCATTCGCTTTCCATACCTATCGGATGATAACCAAGAAGCTGTCAAAATTGAATCAAATATTAAGGACGTTATAGTTGAGCTTACCTGGCGTGGGTCTGTGTCATTAAATAATTTGTCAAAGTGGAGCGTATGTGATTTCTGAAGTCTTCGAGATTCTTCGAGGACGTGTTAGTCTCTGCAGGTGGTGCCGCCACAGCACCGGCCGGCCATAGGGTCAACACTAACTGGCAAAGGATGAACGCGGTTGCTACTGAGTtcactagatttttttttttttttaagacaattgacaaaataaacaatgaaTTAAATATACAGAAAACTTAATAAAGATGTATAGAttacttttttaaatagtaAAATTTGCGTTTTGCGCTCGAAGGCTCTCGATAGGTATGTGATGACTTGGATGGCTGGAACAATTGTCCTCAACCAGACATATTTCTCTATTTATACAACCGAAACCAAATCTAATGAGGGGCTGCTGTGCGCAAGCGGATGGATGTCTATGTGTGCCAATATTTAATAGCTGTCGTTTGCTAAGTGTAAAACGAATACTTACAGGACAGTTACTGCTTGTGCGTAGTTAAATGGATATCATAAAAGTTCGTGACGAGCTATTCGGCAAGTCGCATGCTAGGACGACGACGAGCACCTGACGCCAAGATTGCGTCAAATGTGTCAAGTGTAAAAGACATGAAGGTATTGACTTGTGTGACTAGTCAACGAGATGCCTTACGTTAAATTCAGTTGGCTTGCCAATTTATCACGGGATGTGTTTGATATCGATCCAAAAATGCGTCAACACTACGTACAACCCTTACGTCTCATGAATTGCGTGTGGGCTTGATCAAGGCAAAAACATATTCCTTAATTTACATAGGCTACATGCTGACCACGGCAGTATGCCGGattattcaaatgttttacctTCAGAATAAAATTAGCGAAATGCTATGACTCCTCCAATGTGCTATATACGAACGAATGGCAGGATTGCATAAAACAATGATTTTTTCTGGACAGCAAGACGTGCAACCTTGAAGACTCGTATAATCTATGAAGAAATTTGACTTATGGAAATTGGCCGGATATTTCTCGTGCGTATGGAACGACGCATAACGTGTAGGAGGTTTAATGTGACTCATTTCTTTTATATAAGCTTTTCGCTATATTGGCAAAGATTATAATAAGACAGGTAATTCTGAGTCATGGCGTAGGAGGGAccttttcttttgccaattGTTGAAATCTCGTGTATAAAAAGGGGAGATTATAAAAACGGGAGTTCatattttaatttgttgtCAACGGATGCTGACCTTGTTGCCCGGGTACAGGAAACGAGACACCACGAAAGCTTCAATGCATCGCACAAAGCAAGGTTAAAAATAGAATTATACTTCCCATCATATCTCCCGATTTGGTTGCACTGATGGCatcgaacaaaaaaaaaattcgggaTTTACGCACGAAGAGCGTTCGTATCTCATTCTTTAACGAGCGACGTTTCAAAAAATGGGTATTCGAAGCATGTCgtataaaaagaaatcaacgaCGATCCTAGCGAGGATGCGATAGATACGGTTGAGTGCGTGGGAAGAATTTGTTCAATGAAATCCGGTAGCTGGAGGGCCACATTAAGTAGCTAGCAGTGCGGTATAACACAGTGCTCAAGTAATAAAGATTTATTGCCATTAACTTTGGGCTCTATACTCTCAATCTAATAAATTCGGATGGTGTTTTAATATTTTCAGTATAGTTTTTATCAAGAGATCACATGTAATTCTTGTATCGTAACGCTTGTATTCATTAATTTGTTGTTTTAGTCTTTACATTCTTGTTTGAAGATTAGCCATTTGTGCTTTACGGCCTATGATACTCACAGTCAATTTCTGAACGAGATTGGGGACGAAAAAATACAGGAATTCAGTCCAGTACAGCTATATATAGAGGGAGTGAAATTTtagggcgaaaaaaaaaaaaattcagacaAAAATAATTAGAGTAAAAAATTATATGTTTTTGGTTGACTTTCAACTAACCAGTATCTTGTGAAACCAGTAAGCTGATGTTCTAGTTTCCACTCCGAGAGAGCGTAATAACGCAGCCTCTACGTACGTTTTGGCTGTTGGCACATCGAAACTGGATTTACCACTCAGTCCGGGCAATTTTGTTGCCACGTAACCTGGCAATATAGACTGGACAACGATGCCGTCCGAACGATATTCTGCAGCCAAATCGCACGAGAATTTGTCGACAAAAGCCTATATATACTCAGACAAATACCAGCAGCATGATTTAAGAATAGACCCATGTCAAATGATGTTTTTGGTTCTCAAACTGACTTTCGTAGCTCCGTAGGTTGTCCTCATTGGAGCAAATCCCGTGCCGGCAAGTGATCCGATATTGATGATCAatcctctctttttctttctcatggCAGGTAGAAGCATATTGGTCAACCGGACCATCGACATAACGTTGCAATTAATTATCTCGTTAAACTGTTCACCAGATGGAACATCGGCGATCTGACAAGTTGGCAGCTTCATACCTTATACATCAACACAAGCCCATCAGTTTCATTTGATTCTTATAGATTCGTTGAATTCATTAAATATGATGTGCATCATACCAACATTGTTAACGAGTATTCCTATTTGTCCAAATAGGTGAGATAGTTCTTTCTTTAGTTTAGGATAAATGGCATTGCCGTCAGTGAAATCGACAGCCAccgttaaaatttggatagCACGATTTTGACGACCTTATCAACCAAATAAATCGATACATTAGCTGCTTTATATTCGAATTAACACACGATTATAATCgattataataaataaaaggattGTTTTATACTTATCTCGTCTGAAACTTGCTTCAGTTTTACGGGTGATCGACTAACAAGTACAATATTTAATCCCAAGGCCGCCAACTGTCACGTCAATTGTTTCCACGTGCAAACAAAATTGATTAATAATTCactgaataaataaaaaaaaaagaaagaactggAACAAGTCCAGGTTTAATACTTGTTGAGCGTAAGCTTTTCCTATTCCATCCGTTGCTCCCGTCACAACTATACAatccaaaacaaaattcaaaaaatgtaATCAATTCAAATGGATTATGCGAAAACGAAATTGCGTCATTTTGCACGTTAGACTCGCCTGCCCAAGAGCcgaattgttttattttaggGACCAGGTTGTGTCCTAACGCCGCTGCCAAGTATGTGGCATAGAAGAAATCGTAGCAATTGAACAGCAGTTTGGCTCCCATCACCACCATAATTCCCCATCCGAAAACTTCAACGCAAAACACCATTTTGAAGCTGCAAAAGGTTTTAACAAATAGTGAATTATGCAAGCCATCACACTATATATGCGTGATTTTACCTTATTTTCTAATGAGGTAGA includes the following:
- the LOC116924491 gene encoding tropomodulin isoform X2 — its product is MTSKKLYGKDLKEFDDVDVDDLLTQLSAEELEILSKEVDPDDRFMPPDQRTNYHCEREPTGPVDRKQLIEHINKIALETPDQPENVPFVAGVVRGKKWIPPEAPVIATREDEGVSFNLEDEYEQALGTATEEELVDLAAILGFHSMMNQDQYHASLLNKGKVGLGWDGVTKASQPKALPFEPPNTTDPEQSILKVYDDDSKTIELCFNNINLTDDQFDRLFKALEINTRLEVLSLSNTGLTDRTAEKLAIALEKNATLRVINIETNQVSANGIVRLVKSLLVQKNIEEFRASNQLTAHVLGNKAEMDITQCIEQNTTLMRVGLFFEFNDARSRVANHLQKNIDRNRLRRTGRAPRNLTAGYILKKDTPNTKKSNTGQEFKK
- the LOC116924491 gene encoding tropomodulin isoform X3, translating into MTSKKLYGKDLKEFDDVDVDDLLTQLSAEELEILSKEVDPDDRFMPPDQRTNYHCEREPTGPVDRKQLIEHINKIALETPDQPENVPFVAGVVRGKKWIPPEAPVIATREDEGVSFNLEDEYEQALGTATEEELVDLAAILGFHSMMNQDQYHASLLNKGKVGLGWDGVTKASQPKALPFEPPNTTDPEQSILKVYDDDSKTIELCFNNINLTDDQFDRLFKALEINTRLEVLSLSNTGLTDRTAEKLAIALEKNATLRVINIETNQVSANGIVRLVKSLLVQKNIEEFRASNQLTAHVLGNKAEMDITQCIEQNTTLMRVGLFFEFNDARSRVANHLQKNIDRNRLRRTGRAPRNLTAGYILKKDTPNTKKSNTGQEFKIDSYCRTAGLVIAGYYHASEALAEMSPDIVSQRICEKIAEYFPNACLVLINNRQLAKQMTHTSLSVVQYCDGGKWKVKDKENFKILPNNDSALDSVSNLLSKKLYKKLVDFDDHFDDISQDWLNVTLKSMID
- the LOC116924491 gene encoding tropomodulin isoform X1; the protein is MTSKKLYGKDLKEFDDVDVDDLLTQLSAEELEILSKEVDPDDRFMPPDQRTNYHCEREPTGPVDRKQLIEHINKIALETPDQPENVPFVAGVVRGKKWIPPEAPVIATREDEGVSFNLEDEYEQALGTATEEELVDLAAILGFHSMMNQDQYHASLLNKGKVGLGWDGVTKASQPKALPFEPPNTTDPEQSILKVYDDDSKTIELCFNNINLTDDQFDRLFKALEINTRLEVLSLSNTGLTDRTAEKLAIALEKNATLRVINIETNQVSANGIVRLVKSLLVQKNIEEFRASNQLTAHVLGNKAEMDITQCIEQNTTLMRVGLFFEFNDARSRVANHLQKNIDRNRLRRTGRAPRNLTAGYILKKDTPNTKKSNTGQEFKVYTE
- the LOC116924497 gene encoding uncharacterized protein LOC116924497, which codes for MNSVATAFILCQLVLTLWPAGAVAAPPAETNTSSKNLEDFRNHIRSTLTNYLMTQTHARYGKRMVPHGTSVSNNRNWNAQNPSEEWVGHNDGREPSGKDENLMDICFKINTSPEIRNLLLS
- the LOC116924494 gene encoding very-long-chain 3-oxoacyl-CoA reductase, giving the protein MVFCVEVFGWGIMVVMGAKLLFNCYDFFYATYLAAALGHNLVPKIKQFGSWAVVTGATDGIGKAYAQQLAALGLNIVLVSRSPVKLKQVSDEISRQNRAIQILTVAVDFTDGNAIYPKLKKELSHLFGQIGILVNNVGMKLPTCQIADVPSGEQFNEIINCNVMSMVRLTNMLLPAMRKKKRGLIINIGSLAGTGFAPMRTTYGATKAFVDKFSCDLAAEYRSDGIVVQSILPGYVATKLPGLSGKSSFDVPTAKTYVEAALLRSLGVETRTSAYWFHKILLYWTEFLYFFVPNLVQKLTVSIIGRKAQMANLQTRM